One window of Corynebacterium accolens genomic DNA carries:
- the selB gene encoding selenocysteine-specific translation elongation factor, with the protein MYVIATAGHVDHGKSSLVRALTDMDPDRWAEEKRRGLTIDLGFVWTALPSGADVAFVDVPGHEKFFGNMLAGVGPASVVLFVVAADEGWQAQSTDHRDALHALGIEHGVIALTRSDRADEKRRAEVTAQVRTQFSATPLADAPIIPVSSHTGEGLAELGAALDDLVARVPAPDTDAPVRLWIDRAFSVKGAGTVVTGTLSAGTLRTGDALVLSTAAGDKRVEIRGLHSENTAQESLGPVTRAAVNLRGVDAADIHRGDLLLTPGAWRGVDIVDVHRTFGTALDELPDNLVVHCGTAGIEAHLRPLSADFARLRLSRALPLVILDRLVVRSPGGRHVSAGVEVIDVRPPELDRRGAARKRAEALAEHTSFRNPSSYLQRVGYARRADLELDGYDTDATPPGIINFHQWWIAARQVTRWKETLTTALQEHAAANPLAPGMPRNAALDALGLKEEGLLRLAVAAAHAEESEGLIRLPGHTVDLGAAEPAVAELERRLETEPFAAPEAHELKELGLSEKELAAAERAGRLLRLKDGIILLPDAPDKAREHLSQLEQPFTLSAARQVLGTTRRVAIPLLEYLDAQGITRRGEGGKRTLR; encoded by the coding sequence GTGTACGTCATCGCGACCGCCGGCCACGTCGATCACGGCAAGTCCAGCCTGGTGCGCGCCCTCACAGACATGGATCCGGATAGGTGGGCCGAGGAAAAACGCCGCGGGCTGACCATTGACTTAGGCTTTGTCTGGACGGCGCTGCCCTCCGGCGCGGACGTGGCGTTTGTGGATGTTCCCGGCCACGAAAAGTTCTTTGGCAATATGCTCGCCGGGGTGGGCCCGGCCTCCGTGGTGCTTTTCGTGGTTGCCGCGGACGAGGGCTGGCAGGCCCAATCCACCGACCATCGCGACGCGCTGCACGCGCTGGGCATCGAGCACGGCGTCATCGCCTTGACCCGCAGCGACCGCGCCGATGAAAAGCGCCGCGCGGAGGTCACCGCCCAGGTACGCACGCAGTTTTCTGCCACCCCGCTTGCCGATGCCCCCATTATCCCCGTCTCCTCCCACACCGGCGAGGGCCTGGCGGAACTGGGCGCGGCGCTCGATGACTTGGTGGCCCGCGTGCCCGCACCCGACACAGACGCCCCGGTGCGCCTGTGGATCGATCGCGCTTTTAGCGTCAAGGGCGCGGGAACCGTGGTGACCGGGACGCTGAGTGCTGGCACGCTGCGCACCGGCGATGCCCTGGTGCTTTCCACCGCGGCAGGGGACAAGCGGGTGGAGATCCGTGGCTTGCATAGCGAAAATACCGCGCAGGAATCCCTGGGCCCCGTCACTCGCGCCGCGGTCAACCTGCGCGGGGTCGATGCCGCCGATATCCACCGCGGTGATCTGCTGCTTACCCCAGGTGCGTGGCGCGGTGTCGATATCGTGGACGTCCACCGCACTTTTGGCACCGCGCTTGATGAACTGCCCGATAACCTCGTGGTCCACTGCGGCACCGCCGGGATAGAAGCGCACCTGCGGCCGCTGTCAGCGGATTTTGCCCGCCTGCGCCTATCGCGCGCTCTGCCGCTGGTCATCCTGGATCGCCTAGTCGTCCGCAGCCCCGGCGGCCGACATGTTAGCGCCGGCGTGGAGGTCATCGACGTGCGCCCGCCGGAGCTAGACCGCCGCGGCGCCGCCCGCAAGCGTGCCGAGGCATTGGCGGAGCACACCTCTTTCCGCAATCCTTCCTCCTACCTGCAGCGTGTGGGCTATGCCCGGCGCGCGGACCTGGAACTCGATGGTTATGACACCGATGCCACGCCGCCGGGCATCATTAACTTCCACCAGTGGTGGATTGCCGCCCGCCAGGTAACGCGCTGGAAAGAAACGCTGACTACCGCGCTGCAGGAGCACGCTGCAGCGAATCCGCTCGCACCGGGCATGCCGCGCAATGCGGCACTCGATGCCTTGGGCCTTAAGGAAGAAGGGCTGCTGCGCCTAGCGGTAGCCGCTGCGCACGCTGAAGAATCCGAAGGCTTAATCCGGCTGCCTGGCCACACCGTAGATCTCGGCGCCGCCGAGCCCGCCGTGGCCGAATTGGAACGCAGGTTAGAAACTGAACCCTTTGCCGCGCCGGAGGCACACGAGCTTAAAGAGCTGGGGCTGAGCGAAAAAGAACTGGCCGCCGCCGAGCGCGCTGGGCGCCTGCTACGTCTGAAAGATGGCATCATCCTCCTGCCGGACGCCCCAGACAAGGCACGGGAGCACCTCTCACAACTCGAACAGCCCTTTACCTTGTCCGCCGCGCGCCAAGTGCTGGGGACCACCCGCCGGGTGGCTATCCCACTGCTGGAATACCTCGATGCCCAAGGCATTACCCGCCGTGGCGAGGGTGGCAAGCGCACACTGCGCTAA
- a CDS encoding BCCT family transporter, which translates to MRGAKRILHDIIYPHNIHPALVPGVSIEDQKVKYSVDKTILSVVGGLVIAFVVWGVLAPEQVFNTSSTALDWVMRNLGWIFTALATFLMFLLLILAFSKYGKIPLGVDGEKPEFSTISWAAMLFGAGIGIGLIFFGPYEPLTHYLSPRPGAYEAASDEAVLGALAQSAMHWGLNAWAIYAIVGLCVAYVSFRRGRVPLMSSILMPLFGNRSTDSTPARIIDGLAIIATLFGTAATLGIGALQIGRGVEIVSGWSTAGNTAALVIIIVLSIGTIFSAVSGVAKGVRWLSNINLALALGIAIFFFVIGPTALLANMMPAVIIEYLDNTPEMLSANMGEGEDMVSFLSSWTTFYWAWWVSWSPFVGVFVAKISRGRTIRQFVLGVLFIPSAIIIAAFTILGGTTIWLQRRDGDIAPDGTIDSMPAAEDIFFNVLDHFPGSNWMAPLVIVMLVVFFITTADSASLVNSQLTQRGNPQPKPLVTVFWVICMAGIAVVILISGGKNALQGLQNLITITALPFAVIIVLMCIALIRELRHDPASIRHYYEHQAVSNAVIHGVREYGDNFALSIEPTAGDSDYATGGEFDSTAAEVTEWYARTDEEGHAIGYDYEAGRYVDDDPSVANGEFVSGSTDDDAQTPPAH; encoded by the coding sequence GTGCGCGGCGCCAAGCGCATCCTGCACGACATCATCTACCCGCACAATATTCACCCCGCCTTGGTCCCTGGCGTATCCATTGAGGACCAAAAGGTTAAATACAGTGTGGATAAGACCATCTTGAGCGTTGTCGGTGGGCTCGTCATCGCCTTCGTGGTGTGGGGAGTGCTCGCCCCCGAACAGGTTTTTAATACCTCCTCTACGGCCCTGGACTGGGTTATGCGCAACCTAGGCTGGATCTTTACGGCGCTGGCCACCTTCCTGATGTTCCTGCTGTTGATCCTGGCCTTTTCCAAGTACGGGAAAATCCCACTCGGCGTGGATGGCGAAAAGCCGGAGTTTTCCACGATCAGTTGGGCCGCCATGCTCTTTGGCGCGGGCATCGGCATCGGGCTTATTTTCTTCGGCCCCTACGAACCGCTTACGCATTATCTCTCGCCGCGCCCTGGTGCCTATGAGGCCGCCAGCGATGAAGCGGTGCTCGGCGCGCTGGCCCAATCGGCCATGCACTGGGGCCTTAATGCGTGGGCTATCTATGCCATCGTCGGGCTGTGCGTGGCCTACGTGTCCTTCCGCCGCGGGCGCGTACCCCTGATGAGCTCTATCTTGATGCCGCTTTTTGGCAACCGCTCCACCGATTCCACACCGGCGCGCATTATCGATGGCCTGGCTATCATCGCCACCCTCTTTGGTACCGCGGCTACTTTGGGCATTGGCGCGCTGCAGATCGGCCGCGGCGTGGAAATCGTCAGTGGCTGGTCCACCGCTGGCAATACCGCGGCGTTGGTCATCATCATTGTGCTGTCCATCGGCACCATCTTTTCCGCCGTGTCTGGTGTGGCTAAGGGCGTGCGGTGGCTATCCAATATCAACCTGGCATTGGCGCTGGGCATCGCCATCTTCTTCTTCGTCATCGGACCGACTGCCTTGCTGGCCAATATGATGCCCGCAGTCATCATCGAGTACCTCGATAACACCCCTGAGATGTTGTCCGCCAACATGGGCGAAGGCGAAGATATGGTCTCCTTCCTATCCTCGTGGACCACGTTCTACTGGGCGTGGTGGGTATCCTGGTCGCCGTTCGTCGGCGTATTCGTGGCCAAGATTTCCCGCGGTCGCACCATCCGCCAATTCGTCCTTGGCGTGCTGTTTATTCCTTCTGCCATCATCATCGCCGCATTCACCATCTTGGGCGGCACCACCATTTGGCTGCAGCGCCGCGATGGCGATATCGCCCCCGATGGCACCATCGATTCCATGCCGGCGGCCGAAGACATCTTCTTCAACGTCTTGGACCATTTCCCCGGATCCAATTGGATGGCCCCGCTGGTCATCGTCATGCTCGTGGTATTTTTCATCACCACTGCGGACTCAGCCTCGCTGGTCAATTCCCAGCTCACCCAGCGCGGCAACCCACAGCCGAAGCCCTTGGTCACCGTCTTTTGGGTGATCTGCATGGCGGGCATCGCCGTGGTTATTCTCATCTCCGGCGGCAAAAACGCGCTGCAAGGCCTGCAAAACCTCATCACCATTACGGCGCTTCCCTTTGCCGTCATCATCGTGTTGATGTGCATTGCCCTGATTAGGGAACTGCGCCACGATCCGGCCTCCATCCGCCACTATTACGAGCACCAGGCCGTGTCCAATGCGGTCATCCACGGCGTGCGCGAATACGGCGATAACTTTGCCCTGTCGATCGAGCCCACTGCGGGAGACTCCGATTACGCCACCGGCGGCGAATTTGATTCCACCGCCGCAGAGGTCACTGAGTGGTACGCGCGCACCGATGAGGAGGGCCATGCTATCGGTTACGACTACGAGGCTGGCCGCTACGTGGATGATGATCCTTCGGTGGCTAATGGCGAGTTCGTCTCTGGCTCGACCGATGACGATGCACAGACCCCGCCCGCTCATTAA
- the zupT gene encoding zinc transporter ZupT encodes MTLSTFAFAFGLVLLSGLSTSIGGALAVGKRQPGPAFMAAALGLSAGVMLYVSFMEILPEGIEQLGDALGGEKPGTWAAVGAFFAGIAVIAIIDRMVPEEINPHEPGTTEEDARRGRLMKTGVFTAVALGLHNFPEGFATFLSGLESKEIAVPVAVAIAIHNIPEGIAVAVPLREATGSRKKAFWWATLSGLAEPLGALIGFGLLMPVLGPATMGISFAAVAGVMVFISLDELLPTAEETGEHHYAIYGLIAGMAIMAVSLMLFM; translated from the coding sequence ATGACCTTGTCCACGTTCGCCTTCGCCTTTGGATTGGTCCTGCTCTCGGGCCTGTCCACCTCCATCGGCGGGGCGCTGGCGGTGGGAAAGCGCCAGCCAGGGCCCGCATTTATGGCCGCGGCCCTGGGCCTTTCGGCGGGTGTGATGCTCTATGTTTCCTTCATGGAAATCCTGCCGGAAGGCATAGAGCAGCTTGGCGATGCCCTCGGGGGCGAAAAGCCTGGCACCTGGGCCGCGGTAGGGGCCTTCTTTGCCGGTATTGCGGTCATCGCGATTATTGACCGGATGGTGCCAGAAGAAATTAACCCGCACGAACCGGGCACGACGGAAGAAGACGCCCGCCGGGGCAGGTTGATGAAGACGGGCGTATTTACCGCAGTAGCGCTGGGCTTACACAATTTCCCGGAGGGCTTTGCCACCTTCTTATCCGGCCTGGAGTCCAAGGAGATTGCGGTGCCGGTGGCCGTGGCGATTGCCATTCACAATATCCCGGAAGGCATCGCCGTCGCGGTGCCGCTGCGGGAGGCGACCGGCTCGCGCAAGAAGGCCTTCTGGTGGGCCACGCTTTCCGGACTGGCTGAACCACTCGGCGCGCTCATCGGTTTTGGCCTGCTCATGCCGGTATTGGGGCCGGCCACCATGGGCATTAGCTTTGCCGCCGTGGCAGGAGTCATGGTGTTTATTTCCCTCGATGAGCTGCTTCCCACCGCGGAAGAAACTGGCGAGCACCACTACGCCATCTACGGCCTTATCGCCGGCATGGCCATTATGGCCGTATCGCTCATGCTGTTTATGTAA
- a CDS encoding DUF808 domain-containing protein, with product MAGGLFALLDDVSLIARAAASSVDDVAALGGKTSMKAIGVVVDDAAVTPQYVEGIKPQRELPMIWRITKGSLINKLVIILPIAMILSWIAPWALTPILMCGGTYLCFEGAEKILSFFHSSPSDATDTVQHKGPEAEDSLVKSAITTDLILSAEIMVISLNEVIDQPFWLRLGALIAVGIILTLGVYGAVGLLVKMDDIGLALTQRRDGNSLLGNALVKGMPIVLDIIGIIGTAAMLWVGGHIVTTGLHEFGVDQPHGLIESATEHIHNGALSWLAETGLSMVCGLILGLVIASIVMAVKASTGSPSATSAAQH from the coding sequence ATGGCCGGTGGCCTTTTCGCCCTGCTTGACGATGTCTCCTTAATCGCCCGCGCCGCCGCCTCCAGCGTCGACGATGTGGCCGCCTTAGGCGGCAAGACCTCTATGAAGGCCATCGGCGTCGTCGTCGATGATGCCGCGGTGACCCCGCAATACGTCGAGGGCATCAAACCGCAGCGTGAGCTGCCAATGATCTGGCGCATCACCAAGGGCTCGCTCATCAACAAGCTCGTCATCATCTTGCCTATTGCGATGATCCTGTCCTGGATCGCGCCGTGGGCGCTGACACCCATCTTGATGTGCGGCGGTACCTATTTGTGTTTCGAAGGCGCGGAAAAGATCCTCTCCTTCTTCCACTCCAGCCCAAGCGATGCCACCGATACCGTCCAGCACAAGGGCCCCGAGGCCGAAGATAGCCTGGTGAAATCCGCCATCACCACCGATCTCATCCTGTCCGCTGAAATCATGGTGATTTCCTTAAATGAGGTCATCGATCAGCCCTTCTGGCTGCGCCTCGGCGCGCTCATTGCCGTCGGCATCATCTTGACCCTGGGCGTCTACGGCGCCGTGGGGCTGCTGGTCAAGATGGATGACATCGGACTTGCCTTAACCCAGCGCCGCGATGGCAACTCCCTTCTTGGCAATGCCCTGGTCAAGGGCATGCCCATCGTGCTCGATATCATCGGCATTATCGGTACCGCCGCCATGTTGTGGGTAGGCGGGCATATCGTCACCACGGGCCTGCATGAATTCGGGGTGGACCAGCCGCATGGGCTTATCGAGTCCGCCACTGAACACATCCACAATGGTGCGCTGAGCTGGCTCGCCGAAACCGGCCTGTCCATGGTGTGCGGGCTCATCCTCGGCCTTGTCATCGCCAGCATCGTCATGGCCGTGAAGGCCTCAACCGGCTCGCCGTCTGCCACCTCGGCAGCGCAGCACTAA
- a CDS encoding DUF402 domain-containing protein, translated as MAVDLHPVKRETFNTADFTNTDPKGYLRQVDTYTETEFGLYMARGADHPRFGYLESWLLPSLNLRANIFHFRPGVEVEQDFYIDVAEIQRHGNEWTTRDLYVDLVTTTGEPITVLDIDELSAATSAGLISAEDAELAIDTTLNAVEGITRHGDDAMAWLAHRGIDLSWSENVTLAPEG; from the coding sequence ATGGCCGTTGATCTCCACCCAGTCAAGCGCGAGACCTTTAATACCGCGGATTTTACCAATACCGATCCCAAAGGTTACCTCCGCCAAGTCGATACCTACACCGAAACCGAGTTCGGCCTGTACATGGCCCGCGGCGCCGATCACCCGCGCTTTGGCTACCTCGAATCCTGGCTGCTGCCAAGCCTCAACCTGCGCGCGAATATCTTCCACTTCCGCCCCGGCGTTGAGGTAGAGCAGGACTTTTATATCGACGTCGCCGAAATCCAGCGCCACGGCAACGAGTGGACCACCCGCGATCTCTACGTTGACCTGGTGACCACCACCGGCGAGCCCATCACCGTCCTCGACATCGACGAGCTCTCCGCGGCGACGTCTGCGGGCCTCATTTCCGCCGAGGACGCCGAGCTCGCCATCGATACCACCCTGAACGCGGTCGAGGGAATTACCCGCCACGGCGACGATGCAATGGCCTGGCTTGCCCACCGCGGCATAGACTTGTCTTGGTCAGAAAACGTAACTTTAGCCCCCGAAGGATAA
- a CDS encoding Rv1157c family protein, with protein MGLYYFPSARQQGPDTVSHARTSWRLSGRTGYIAAATAALIGLASPLVAPAQAFAPDLSSLAQQHLPASPLDELGRPTPETQDRVRAFAAQPWIPEEARNAILSGLAFFAGNGDGDGGVALPQGDNPHFRQFYWPTVSAHCIGGTNAATGSAIAVPGPTEIPAPGAGEGETAFLFTALGTPPAAPDQGGMHVQWFNINTLQSGITPLHNNGINQDGPTTLSGTAHTGKGLVIALLSGSVNTTEARCDFAPTAAFLEVK; from the coding sequence ATGGGGCTGTACTACTTTCCCTCCGCGAGACAACAAGGACCTGATACCGTGAGCCACGCCCGAACCTCTTGGCGCCTAAGCGGGCGCACCGGCTATATCGCCGCTGCCACCGCCGCACTAATTGGCCTTGCCTCTCCCCTGGTTGCGCCCGCGCAGGCCTTCGCCCCGGACCTCTCCTCACTGGCCCAGCAGCACTTGCCCGCCAGCCCCTTAGATGAGCTCGGCCGCCCCACCCCGGAGACCCAGGACCGCGTGCGCGCCTTTGCCGCGCAGCCATGGATCCCTGAAGAGGCCCGCAATGCAATCCTGTCTGGCCTAGCTTTCTTTGCCGGCAACGGCGACGGCGATGGCGGCGTCGCCTTACCGCAGGGCGATAACCCGCACTTCCGGCAGTTTTATTGGCCCACCGTCTCCGCGCACTGCATTGGCGGCACCAACGCCGCCACCGGCTCTGCCATCGCGGTCCCCGGACCCACAGAGATTCCCGCCCCGGGCGCCGGCGAGGGCGAGACCGCCTTCCTCTTTACCGCCCTGGGCACCCCACCGGCAGCACCGGATCAAGGCGGCATGCATGTGCAGTGGTTCAATATCAATACCCTGCAAAGCGGCATTACCCCGCTGCACAATAACGGCATCAACCAGGATGGGCCCACGACGCTCTCCGGCACCGCGCACACGGGCAAGGGCCTGGTCATCGCGCTGCTTTCCGGCTCCGTTAATACCACCGAGGCGCGCTGCGATTTCGCCCCCACCGCCGCCTTCCTGGAGGTGAAGTAA
- the typA gene encoding translational GTPase TypA, producing the protein MSNTEFRNVAIVAHVDHGKTTLVNGMLEQSGAFGEHGEHTDRVMDSNDQERERGITILAKNTAIRRQGLGKDGADLIINVIDTPGHADFGGEVERGISMVDGVVLLVDASEGPLPQTRFVLTKALEAKLPVIVCVNKTDRPDARIDEVVTESQDLLLEIAAGLEDEEAAAAAEELLDLPVLYASGRAGVASTENPGDGNVPDSEDLQALFDVIYNVLPEPSATVDAPLQAHVTNLDASDFLGRIALLRIYAGRIKKGQQVAWIHYDDEGNQHTKTVKVAELLRTVGFERQPAEEAIAGDIVAISGISDVMIGDTIADPENPEALPRITVDEPAISMTIGVNTSPMAGRGGGTKLTARMVKARLEQELIGNVSLRVLPTERPDTWEVQGRGEMALSVLIESMRREGFELTIGKPQVVTQQIDGKTYEPYEILTIDSPSEHQGAITQLLASRKGQMQSMDVREGDWVRMIFRVPARGLIGFRTQFMTETRGAGIANSISDGLDVWAGEIKSRATGSLVADRTGQITQYALMQLADRGNFFVEPGAEAYEGMVVGANNRDEDIDINITKEKKLTNMRSATADATVTLAKAHTLSLEEALEFCGNDECVEVAPDVLRVRKLELSATDRKRAASRAKQMKK; encoded by the coding sequence GTGAGTAATACCGAGTTCCGTAATGTTGCCATTGTCGCGCACGTTGACCATGGCAAGACCACGTTGGTCAACGGCATGCTGGAGCAGTCCGGCGCCTTTGGCGAACACGGTGAGCACACGGACCGCGTCATGGACTCCAACGATCAGGAGCGCGAGCGCGGCATTACCATTTTGGCCAAGAACACGGCCATCCGCCGCCAGGGTCTGGGCAAGGACGGCGCAGACCTCATCATCAACGTCATCGACACCCCGGGCCACGCCGACTTCGGCGGCGAGGTCGAGCGCGGCATTTCCATGGTGGACGGCGTCGTGCTGCTTGTCGATGCCTCTGAGGGCCCCCTCCCACAGACCCGCTTCGTCCTGACCAAGGCGCTAGAGGCCAAGCTGCCGGTCATCGTCTGCGTGAACAAGACCGACCGCCCCGATGCCCGCATCGATGAGGTTGTCACCGAGTCCCAGGACCTGCTGCTGGAAATCGCTGCCGGCCTCGAGGATGAGGAAGCCGCAGCCGCCGCCGAAGAGCTGCTCGATCTCCCGGTCCTGTATGCCTCTGGCCGTGCCGGCGTTGCCTCCACCGAGAACCCGGGCGACGGCAACGTCCCCGATAGCGAGGACCTGCAGGCGCTTTTCGATGTCATCTACAACGTCCTGCCCGAGCCTTCCGCTACCGTCGATGCCCCGCTGCAGGCGCACGTGACCAACCTGGACGCCTCCGACTTCCTCGGCCGTATCGCGCTGCTGCGTATCTACGCAGGCCGCATCAAGAAGGGCCAGCAGGTGGCCTGGATCCACTACGACGATGAGGGCAACCAGCACACCAAGACCGTCAAGGTCGCCGAGCTGCTGCGCACGGTCGGCTTCGAGCGTCAGCCGGCCGAAGAGGCCATCGCCGGCGATATCGTCGCCATCTCTGGTATTTCCGATGTCATGATTGGTGACACCATCGCCGATCCGGAAAACCCAGAGGCCCTGCCGCGCATCACCGTTGACGAGCCGGCCATCTCCATGACCATCGGTGTGAACACCTCGCCGATGGCGGGCCGCGGCGGTGGCACCAAGCTGACCGCCCGCATGGTTAAGGCCCGCCTGGAGCAGGAGCTTATCGGTAACGTCTCCCTGCGCGTGCTGCCCACCGAGCGCCCCGATACCTGGGAGGTCCAGGGCCGCGGCGAGATGGCTCTGTCCGTGCTCATCGAGTCCATGCGTCGCGAGGGCTTCGAGCTGACCATCGGTAAGCCGCAGGTTGTGACCCAGCAGATCGATGGCAAGACCTACGAGCCTTATGAGATCCTCACCATCGACTCCCCGTCGGAGCACCAGGGTGCCATCACCCAGCTGCTGGCCTCCCGCAAGGGCCAGATGCAGTCCATGGACGTGCGCGAGGGTGACTGGGTGCGCATGATCTTCCGCGTTCCCGCCCGCGGCCTTATCGGTTTCCGCACCCAGTTCATGACCGAGACCCGCGGTGCCGGCATCGCCAACTCCATTTCCGATGGCCTCGATGTCTGGGCCGGCGAGATCAAGTCCCGCGCCACCGGCTCCTTGGTGGCTGACCGCACCGGCCAGATCACCCAGTACGCACTGATGCAGCTGGCTGACCGCGGCAACTTCTTCGTCGAGCCAGGCGCCGAGGCCTACGAAGGCATGGTGGTAGGTGCCAATAACCGCGATGAGGATATTGACATCAACATCACCAAGGAAAAGAAGCTGACCAATATGCGCTCTGCCACCGCAGACGCCACGGTCACCCTGGCCAAGGCCCACACGCTTTCCCTGGAAGAAGCGCTGGAATTCTGTGGCAACGACGAGTGCGTCGAGGTCGCCCCAGACGTGCTGCGCGTGCGCAAGCTGGAGCTTTCCGCCACCGACCGCAAGCGCGCCGCTTCCCGCGCTAAGCAGATGAAGAAGTAA
- a CDS encoding GOLPH3/VPS74 family protein, with protein MLICQEMFLLLTKDNGKKEVLSNNETALRAGLFSDLLLHEAVAITAKNKVHATDKKPEHPVLAWAWDSLHEHRTGSVKTLLQARWFSPREKIAQEFQDRGQLEIEDSAWWQLGGDRYIMTDTALEDEVRERLAAVLDGTQNPSTKDMIILDILREVNGAYPLLKEDAPEMKRREMRNRIKELKQQVEYDDAAASAVKTILQETTAIIAAVAVSTAGTT; from the coding sequence ATGCTTATCTGCCAAGAAATGTTCCTCCTGCTTACCAAGGACAACGGTAAAAAGGAGGTGCTATCAAATAATGAAACCGCCCTGCGCGCGGGCCTTTTTAGCGATTTGCTCCTGCACGAGGCGGTTGCCATAACTGCAAAGAATAAGGTGCACGCCACTGATAAAAAGCCAGAGCACCCGGTGCTTGCCTGGGCGTGGGATAGCCTGCACGAGCACCGGACCGGCTCGGTAAAAACGCTGCTGCAGGCGCGGTGGTTCTCCCCACGCGAGAAGATTGCCCAGGAGTTTCAGGACCGCGGCCAATTGGAGATCGAGGATTCCGCGTGGTGGCAGCTGGGCGGTGACCGTTACATCATGACGGATACGGCGCTAGAAGATGAGGTGCGCGAGAGGCTCGCCGCGGTACTTGACGGCACCCAAAACCCAAGCACCAAAGACATGATTATCTTGGATATTCTGCGCGAGGTTAATGGGGCCTATCCCCTACTCAAGGAGGATGCGCCCGAAATGAAACGCCGGGAGATGCGCAACCGCATCAAAGAATTAAAACAACAGGTGGAATACGACGATGCCGCCGCCTCTGCGGTAAAAACCATTTTGCAGGAGACGACGGCGATTATCGCGGCGGTTGCGGTATCAACCGCAGGCACTACTTAG